The genomic stretch CATTTGTTCTCAGCCGGTCATGGTGAATGCCACCGGTAAGTACAAGTACTACATCGCCCTCGAGCTGAGCGGTGAGGACATCGTGGCCGACTACAACGAATCCTTGAGCAAGGATGAGATCCTCAAGATCGACTACGACTACGAGAAGTTCAAAGAGATCTTCAACGAAGAAATGGAGAAGCGCAGCAAGCGCTGATCTAAAGAGAAAAAGAGGAACAGGAGCCCCTTTCTGGACAGCGATCCAGAAAGGGGTTTTTCTTTGTGGTATGAATCGGAGAGCAGCCATTGCATGTTTCCATCTGGCCCTTGCGGTCAGCCTAGGTGCCTTGGGCGCACATTTCCTCAAGGCCGAGCTTTCGGGCGATTCGCTGGCCTCTTTTCAGACCGGAGTGCGCTATCACATCTATCATAGCCTCGCGCTGCTCATCCTCGCCCTTTGGGATGCCCCGATGAAGCTGCGTATCCAATGGAATACCATGCACATAGGCATGCTGCTTTTCAGCTTCTCCATCTACCTGCTCAGCACCCGTGGACTCCTACTTCCTGATGGTGCATTCAAATGGTTGGGACCCATCACTCCGTTGGGAGGAGTATTGCTCATCGCTTCTTGGCTCTTCTTGGGTATCCATTTCTTGCGTTCTCGTACCTGAGATATCCACTGGGAATCTTCATATCGCGATTTTTAGCACGGTCATTTCCTGAAGAGAGGCATGTACATTTGTGGCATGAATGCACGTCTCTTCTCCACACTGCTTTTTACTTTTCTAGGATTCTCCATAAGCCTGCATGCCCAATGTGATGCCGGTGATGATACCGATGTTACCCTTTGTGAGAATGAAGGTCCGGTCGATCTTTTCGAGCGACTCGATGGAGCTCCCATCACGGGTGGTTCATGGCTCGACCCTGCGGATGTACCCTTTACCAATCCCTTCGACCCGGCCAGCGATGCGCCTGGGGTCTATAAGTACATCGTGGATAACGATCTGAATGGGAATCCCTGCCCAGTGGAGGATACAGCCTTTGTGGACGTCACGGTGGTACTGGTGCCTGTGGCCACCTTCGATATGGATAACAACGAGGCCTGTGGGCAGCTCAATGTGCAATTTTCCAATACGACCATCGCTCCGGGATTTACCACCTGCTTCTGGGAATTCGGGGATGGGGGTACCAGCACGGTCTGCAATCCCCTGCATAACTACACCGAGCCCGGCTGCTATGATATCGTATTCGCTACTTCCAATGGTGTCGGTTGTGAGGCACGCGACACGCTATTTGCAGCAGCCTGTGTGAATGAAGTGCCTATTGCTGATTTCGAGCTCAAGGAGAATCCCATCCTCACGACCTCGGCAGTGGCCGAATTCATCAATAACTCGGTCAATGCCGTCACCTATGAGTGGATCATACCTGATGTAGGGAATTTCAATGAAGAAGAACCGGTCGTGCAATTCCCGGCCAAGGAAGACACCTATTTCGTCTGTCTGGAAGTCATGGCCGCCAATGGCTGCGAGGACAGTTATTGCAGCAATGTGCTTGTGCGGGATGATGTCATCATCTACGTTCCCACGGCCTTCACACCCAATCAGGACAATGTCAATGAGACCTTCAAGCCCTTTCTCACCTTCGTCCCTGAGCGCTATGAGTTGCTCATCTACGACCGCTGGGGAGGGGAGGTCTTCCGATCGGAGATTCCCAGTCTGGGATGGAATGGAACGGCTACAGGTAGTCAGTACCTCGCCCCGGATGGATACTATTCCTACAAGATCAAAGCGGTCAAGAATGCAGAGGTCATCGAGCGGGTAGGGCGTTTCGTCATGTTGCGTTGATCGGAACTATTCTATCGGCACGGGCACTTCGTGTATACTTGTATCTATATTTGAATCGAACCTTATAAGCTCTTGCAAATGAAAGTGTTGAAAATCATACTGTTCGTGGTGGCCATCCTTATCCTATTGGTCATCGTGCTGGGCATGCTAGGTCCTAAGACCTATGATGTCAGTCGTACCGCGGTCATCGATGCTCCTAAGGACATCGTCTATGATCAGGTATCCAACCTATCCAACATGGTCGCATGGGACCCTTGGAAAGAGAATGATGAGACCATGGAAGTCACTATTCATGGAAACGATGATGAGATCGGATCATACAGACGCTGGGAGTCGGAGAATAGCGGAGTAGGAGAGCAGAAGTTGACCAAGGTGGTCCCCAATGAACTGGTGGAGACCGAATTGAGATTCATCGAACCCTTCGAATCCACCTCCCAAGGCTATATGGTGCTGGAAGACGCTGAGAATGGAGGCACCAAGCTCACACAGGGATTCAAAGGAGAGAACAACTTCATGGGCCGCGCCATGTCCATGATAGGAATGGATATGGATGCCATGGTAGGTCCGATGTTCGAGAAAGGACTGGAAAATATCGAAGCCATCGCTGAGGAGAAGGCAGCCGAGCGGGAGAAGGCCAAGGCCGAACTCGCAGATTCCGGCTATTCCTTCGGACTGCAGGAGAAACCACCTATGAGCTATGTGCTCAAGCGCGAAGTGGTCAAGTTCGAAAATATGCAGGAATTCTACGCCACCCACATGCCGGCCATCTATACAGCGCTCGGTGCCAGTGGAAATGAGCCGGCCGGGATGCCTAGTGGTATCTATTATTCCTGGGATGAGGAAAAAGGCGAGACCGATATGTGTGCGGCCATTCCCGTAGCTGATTCCGATATCAGAATTGAAGGCTATGAGACCGTCACCCTTCCACAAGGCAAGGCGGCCAAAGTGGTGCACATGGGAGCCTATGAAGGGCTAGAGGGCGCACACTATGCCATGGATGATTACATCAAAGCCAATGGACTGAACCAGAATGGACCGGTGGTCGAGCACTACGTCACCGACCCCATGAGCGAACCGGACACCGCCAAGTGGCTCACCGAGATCTACTACTACGTAGAGGAGTGATCCACAATAGCCTATCGAATTCAAGCCCTTCCCACCCGGAAGGGCTTTTTTCTTTAGTATACATTCGACCCCATGCAGATCCAGTATATCTTCTCTATCGATCGAGCTCAGCAGCACTTGATCGGAATCCAGATCGAATTCAAGAATCGCAAGAAAGGAAAGGTGGACCTTGTCCTTCCGGCATGGCGCCCCGGTAGATATGAACGGGCTGACTTTGCCGCCAACATCCTTGACTTCCAGGTACAGGCCGGTAAACGCCATCTCGACTTCCACAAGACCGATCGGGATACCTGGACCGTACCGAACTGCCCGCAGGGTAGGATCAGGGTGAGCTACAGCTACTTTGCAGATACCATCAACGCGGGTTCCAGCTATGTGGATGAGCAGCAACTCTATGTCAATCCTGTCAATTGCTGCATGCACATCAAGGGAGAGATGGAAGCCGAAGTGCTGGCCACTCTGTCTGTGCCACCTGAGTTCCGCTACTCCGGTATGCAGCCGATGGTGGATGGCGCTATACGCTGCAAGGATCTGGATGAGTGGTATGATAGTCCCTTTGTCAGTTCTGCTCATCTCATCCAGCATAGATTCAAGGCCAGCGGCATACAGTTCGAAGTGGCAGTGCAAGGGGATGTGCCCTATGAGAAGAAACGCTTGGAGAGCGATTTCCGGAAATTCATCGGCATTCAGAAGAAGGCCTTCAAGGACTGTCCGGTCGATCGCTATACCTTCCTCATTCAAGCTACTCCACATCGCTACTATCACGGAGTGGAACACGAGTGGGGGACCACCATCACGCTGGGGCCTTCGCGGCAGTTGTTCAAAGAGAACATCTATGAAGACCTGCTGGCCGTCTCCTCCCACGAGTTCTACCATACCTGGAATGTGAAGTACATGCGTCCGGAGTCCATGTGGCCCTATGACTTCACACAGGAGAACTATCACCGCATCGGCTACATCATCGAGGGAGTGACCACCTATCAAGGCGATCTCAAGCTCTGGCAAGGAGGGGCCATGAGTGATGAGCTCTTTTTAAAGGAGATCAAGACCCACCTGGATCGGCACGTGGCCAATTTCGGTCGCTTCAATCACTCGGTGAGGGAAAGTTCCTTCGATACATGGGTGGATGGGTATGGGAAGTCTATCCCAGAGAGGCGGGTGAGTATATATACCGAGGGCGCGCTCATCGCTTTCATCCTAGATGTGAGTATCATGCGCAGGACCAAAGGCCAAAAGAGTCTGGACACGGTCATGCGCAGACTCTACCAGCAATGCAAGAAGAAGGGTAGAGGCTATCAGGAAAAGGACTTTCTGCGCTATCTGGAAGAAATTCTGGGCAAAGAGGCCAAGCGCATCTATGCCCAACTCATCGACCGCGCGGTGGGATATGAGAAAGAATTGGAGAAGGCCCTGCAGCGCATCGGGATCAAGTACAGCAAGCAGAAGATAGACATATTGGCCAGTGACTATGGCATCCGTACGGATAGCAGCGATCGACCCAAGGTGATCGGAGTCCATCCGGAGAGTATGGCCTATGAGGCGGGTGTACGTCCAGGTATGCAGATACTCGGAATAGATGGGCAGTACGTAGAAGGAGATGCCGATGCACTCATTACACGCAATGAACTGAGCCTTCTGCTAAAGTCACGCAAGATGCTCATCGTCAAAGAGTTGCGACCAAGTGACGACATGCTCTACTACCAATACGAACTAGAGTTCAGTCGGGGCTCAGGTGCCTATTGGAAACGGTGGAAGAAAGGGATATTCTGAATCCGTGGAAATCTGGGTCTAGACATTCTGGTCAGAGGGGCGTGACCCTTCTTAGCCTCCCATTCCTACGATCATGGAGATCTCCACATTCACCTCTTTGGGAAGGGTACGTACGGCCACGGTCTCCCGGGCTGGAAAATCGCTGTCGAAATAGCGTCCGTACACGGCATTGACATTGGGAAAATCGTTCATATCGCTCAGGAAGATGCTGGTCTTGATGACCTGGGAGAAATCTGCTCCTGCTTCTTCAAGCACCGCTTTGATGTTCTCCATCACCTGCTCGGTCTCTTGGGTGATATCATTCATCACCAGTTCACCGCTATTAGGATCTATGGCGATCTGGCCACTCAAGAATAACATATCGCCATAACGTACGGCTTGGCTGTATGGACCGATGGGGTCAGGTGCCTGTGAGGTCCGGATGATCTGCTTCATACACGTCTTTTGCTGAAAAATAGCAATCGATCCGCTCCCTACCTTGCTTCGAGTATTTCTTTTGCATCGGATATGCGTATTGCCATCATCGATAACTACGATAGTTTCACCTATAACCTGCATCACTATGCGGAGCCCTGGGTGGATAAGGTGGTGGTCATCCGCAATGATGAGGTGGAGGTGGATGATCTGGCGAACTATGATGGGATCATCCTGTCTCCGGGTCCGGGCCTACCCGCAGAGTCGGGCAGACTCATGGAGGTCATCGAGATGTACCACGATCGATTACCTATACTAGGTGTCTGTTTGGGACATCAGGCGATCGCTGAGTTCTTTGGAGGCCGGTTGGAGAATCTACCTCAGGTCATCCACGGGCAGCCTTCAGAGTGTACAGCGCTGCAGGAGGACCTTCTCTTTAAGGGGATTTCTTCTCCTTTTCTCATCGGTCATTATCATTCCTGGGTAGTGGCTGAAGAAGGATTCCCACATGAAGAGTTGCTCATTACAGCAAAGAACGATGCGGGACATATCATGGCACTCCGTCACAAAGAGCTTCCTATCCACGGGGTCCAGTTCCATCCCGAATCGATTCTCACCCCGCAAGGAAAGACCATCATGACCAATTGGATCCGAGGGATACAACGTATTTTAGTCGACCGGAAATGAGGAAGAACCTGACTATAGCGATCGATGGCCATTCGGCCTGTGGTAAGAGTACGGTGGCCAAGCTACTGGCCAAGGAACTGGACTACATCTACATCGACTCGGGTGCCATGTACCGGGCCATCGCCTTCTTTGCCTTGGATAGGGATCTGGCCGAAGGTCGTACAGTGGATCGGGAGGGACTCGTGGAGGAATTGGAGAAGATCGACATCGGCTATAAGCGTATCGGAGAATCAGTGTCCCTGTATATGAATGGGATCGAGGTAGAACCGCTGATCCGAAATATGCGCGTCTCCCAAGTGGTCAGTCCGGTATCTACCATTCCAGAAGTGCGTGAGAAGCTGGTGGAGATACAACGCGCCATCGGAAAGGAGGGAGGTGTGGTCATGGATGGCCGGGATATCGGTACGGTGGTCTTTCCTCATGCTGATCTCAAGATATTCCTCACCGCCAGTATCGAGGAGCGTGGACGCAGAAGATGGGCAGAGCTACAGCAAAGGGGTGTTGAACTGAGCATGGATGAGGTGATCAACAATCTGCTAGAACGCGATCTGATCGATTCTCAACGCGAGGTCAGTCCCCTCATGCAGGCAGAAGATGCCTTGCTCATCGATAATTCCAATCTCGATGTGCAGCAGACCTTGAATCGCATTCTCGCTCTGGTGGAGAAGCTCGGTTCTTGACCGGCAGCCATTTTTGAGGACTCTTCGTCCATAGGCTTATGGTATAATCTACCTTTAGTCTTGAAAGCTTATTTTTGCGCCCTAAAAATTTTTCAGACCATTATCCATGGAATTCAAACGTACAGCAATGTTCCTGATGTCCCTCACCCTTGTGATATCAGGTTTCACACAGAAAATAGAAGAGGATGTAGTCAAATACGAATACACCCGTCCGCCCCTTCAGCCACTTGAAGGACTGGCTTCTTACAACTTCACAGTCATCACACCTTATCCTGAGAATACCGATGGATTAGTTGACTATGCTCAACAACAGTATGATGATGCCATGGCGGCTTATCCCGAGAAGGTAGCCGAAGCACAGCGTATTCATGACGAGCGTGTGGCCAACTACGATCAAGAGGTCGAACTGGCCCAAGAGAATTATCGTATCGAGCAGGAGGCATTCCAGCAACTCTCCAAATTGGAGCGTTTGGCTGCCGAAGAACGCCCAGAATTGAAGATGCCGCGTAAACCGGGGGTCTTTGTCAAGCCAGCAGAGCCAAGATATATAGAGCCTGATTTCGATAGCGCGATCATCTACAAGGAAGGCGTACTAGCAGACACGTATCTGTCAGTCGAAGGATTCGAAAAAGGCACTGATAAGGCCTTGGTCGGTACAGTGGAGATGGGCAATTTCGATGCTGGAAGCACAGAG from Flavobacteriales bacterium encodes the following:
- a CDS encoding DUF423 domain-containing protein codes for the protein MNRRAAIACFHLALAVSLGALGAHFLKAELSGDSLASFQTGVRYHIYHSLALLILALWDAPMKLRIQWNTMHIGMLLFSFSIYLLSTRGLLLPDGAFKWLGPITPLGGVLLIASWLFLGIHFLRSRT
- a CDS encoding T9SS type B sorting domain-containing protein; this translates as MNARLFSTLLFTFLGFSISLHAQCDAGDDTDVTLCENEGPVDLFERLDGAPITGGSWLDPADVPFTNPFDPASDAPGVYKYIVDNDLNGNPCPVEDTAFVDVTVVLVPVATFDMDNNEACGQLNVQFSNTTIAPGFTTCFWEFGDGGTSTVCNPLHNYTEPGCYDIVFATSNGVGCEARDTLFAAACVNEVPIADFELKENPILTTSAVAEFINNSVNAVTYEWIIPDVGNFNEEEPVVQFPAKEDTYFVCLEVMAANGCEDSYCSNVLVRDDVIIYVPTAFTPNQDNVNETFKPFLTFVPERYELLIYDRWGGEVFRSEIPSLGWNGTATGSQYLAPDGYYSYKIKAVKNAEVIERVGRFVMLR
- a CDS encoding M61 family metallopeptidase translates to MQIQYIFSIDRAQQHLIGIQIEFKNRKKGKVDLVLPAWRPGRYERADFAANILDFQVQAGKRHLDFHKTDRDTWTVPNCPQGRIRVSYSYFADTINAGSSYVDEQQLYVNPVNCCMHIKGEMEAEVLATLSVPPEFRYSGMQPMVDGAIRCKDLDEWYDSPFVSSAHLIQHRFKASGIQFEVAVQGDVPYEKKRLESDFRKFIGIQKKAFKDCPVDRYTFLIQATPHRYYHGVEHEWGTTITLGPSRQLFKENIYEDLLAVSSHEFYHTWNVKYMRPESMWPYDFTQENYHRIGYIIEGVTTYQGDLKLWQGGAMSDELFLKEIKTHLDRHVANFGRFNHSVRESSFDTWVDGYGKSIPERRVSIYTEGALIAFILDVSIMRRTKGQKSLDTVMRRLYQQCKKKGRGYQEKDFLRYLEEILGKEAKRIYAQLIDRAVGYEKELEKALQRIGIKYSKQKIDILASDYGIRTDSSDRPKVIGVHPESMAYEAGVRPGMQILGIDGQYVEGDADALITRNELSLLLKSRKMLIVKELRPSDDMLYYQYELEFSRGSGAYWKRWKKGIF
- a CDS encoding RidA family protein → MKQIIRTSQAPDPIGPYSQAVRYGDMLFLSGQIAIDPNSGELVMNDITQETEQVMENIKAVLEEAGADFSQVIKTSIFLSDMNDFPNVNAVYGRYFDSDFPARETVAVRTLPKEVNVEISMIVGMGG
- a CDS encoding aminodeoxychorismate/anthranilate synthase component II — its product is MRIAIIDNYDSFTYNLHHYAEPWVDKVVVIRNDEVEVDDLANYDGIILSPGPGLPAESGRLMEVIEMYHDRLPILGVCLGHQAIAEFFGGRLENLPQVIHGQPSECTALQEDLLFKGISSPFLIGHYHSWVVAEEGFPHEELLITAKNDAGHIMALRHKELPIHGVQFHPESILTPQGKTIMTNWIRGIQRILVDRK
- a CDS encoding (d)CMP kinase; protein product: MRKNLTIAIDGHSACGKSTVAKLLAKELDYIYIDSGAMYRAIAFFALDRDLAEGRTVDREGLVEELEKIDIGYKRIGESVSLYMNGIEVEPLIRNMRVSQVVSPVSTIPEVREKLVEIQRAIGKEGGVVMDGRDIGTVVFPHADLKIFLTASIEERGRRRWAELQQRGVELSMDEVINNLLERDLIDSQREVSPLMQAEDALLIDNSNLDVQQTLNRILALVEKLGS